One genomic window of Phoenix dactylifera cultivar Barhee BC4 chromosome 6, palm_55x_up_171113_PBpolish2nd_filt_p, whole genome shotgun sequence includes the following:
- the LOC103703150 gene encoding protein FEZ-like, with amino-acid sequence MDERSDMDKGDEVMLPGFRFHPTDEELVGFYLKRKIQQKPLSVELIRQLDIYKFDPWDLPKLATTGEKEWYFYCPRDRKYRNSTRPNRVTGAGFWKATGTDRPIYSSEGTKCIGLKKSLVFYKGRAAKGIKTDWMMHEFRLPSLSDSSLPKRPLDKNIPANDSWAICRIFKKTNSMAQRALSHSWVSPLPETNEQDLFSASQTARGTQFCSENISRMTEAGSAIQFGCNNSFQQQACTTSYSPLDVTSYKPIDQISCKPSQFFPVSSAEMPTNFMFSPAEVSMPSKCTVDVAAMLLNISPTILGDVEKASESIAYGQTQQFNGFTVDFPLDMSTSLGSGEEEMYAKKTAHICNVNNNQWGAGKTVSFPFSLQSNLSDEWKPNLAWDSPPCPSEMPKSYSTNKCYT; translated from the exons ATGGATGAGAGAAGTGATATGGACAAGGGAGATGAAGTGATGTTGCCAGGTTTTCGATTTCATCCTACCGACGAAGAGCTAGTGGGGTTCTATTTGAAGAGAAAAATTCAGCAAAAACCTCTCTCCGTTGAGCTTATCAGGCAACTGGATATCTACAAGTTTGATCCATGGGATCTGCCAA AGCTGGCAACTACGGGGGAGAAGGAATGGTACTTCTACTGTCCGAGGGACAGGAAATATAGGAACAGCACCAGGCCAAACAGAGTCACAGGAGCTGGATTTTGGAAGGCTACAGGAACAGACAGGCCTATATACTCCTCAGAGGGAACCAAATGCATAGGCCTGAAGAAGTCTTTAGTCTTCTACAAAGGAAGAGCTGCCAAAGGAATCAAAACTGACTGGATGATGCACGAGTTCAGGTTGCCTTCCCTTTCAGATTCATCACTGCCCAAGAGGCCTCTGGACAAAAATATTCCAGCCAAT GACTCATGGGCGATCTGTAGGATCTTTAAGAAGACTAATTCTATGGCACAGAGGGCACTATCTCATTCTTGGGTATCTCCATTACCCGAGACCAATGAACAAGATTTGTTCTCTGCTTCCCAGACTGCACGTGGAACTCAGTTTTGTTCTGAGAATATCTCACGCATGACTGAAGCTGGGTCTGCAATCCAGTTTGGCTGTAACAATAGCTTTCAGCAGCAGGCCTGTACTACCAGTTACTCTCCTTTGGATGTTACCTCCTATAAGCCCATAGACCAGATCAGCTGCAAACCATCACAGTTCTTTCCTGTTTCAAGTGCAGAGATGCCCACCAACTTCATGTTCTCACCAGCTGAAGTGTCAATGCCATCCAAGTGCACAGTGGATGTGGCTGCAATGCTTCTTAACATATCCCCCACAATACTTGGTGATGTTGAAAAAGCCTCTGAAAGCATAGCTTATGGACAGACGCAGCAGTTTAATGGATTCACAGTTGACTTTCCATTAGACATGAGCACAAGCTTGGGAAGTGGGGAAGAAGAAATGTATGCAAAGAAGACTGCCCATATATGTAATGTGAACAACAATCAGTGGGGAGCTGGGAAGACCGTCAGCTTTCCCTTCAGTCTGCAGTCAAATCTTTCTGATGAGTGGAAACCCAACTTGGCATGGGACTCTCCACCGTGCCCCAGTGAGATGCCGAAGAGTTACTCCACAAACAAATGCTATACCTAA
- the LOC103703143 gene encoding glutathione S-transferase U10-like encodes MGEVKEVKLYGFVFSGYCTMVHHALKLKGVAYEYVEEDLQNKSQALLKLNPVHKKVPVLAVDGKPVAESLVILEFIDEMWKDPPFLPEDPYKRSKVRFWADFVYQKLVPGTYAIQNTKERSNRRQSRDFIENLSTLEDGIQRDLFSGGPFINGVMPSLLDVILGSCRDGFN; translated from the exons ATGGGAGAGGTGAAGGAGGTGAAGTTGTATGGGTTTGTGTTCAGTGGCTACTGCACCATGGTCCACCATGCTCTTAAGCTCAAGGGCGTGGCCTACGAGTACGTGGAGGAAGACCTCCAGAACAAGAGCCAGGCGCTTCTTAAGCTTAACCCTGTTCACAAGAAGGTGCCGGTCCTGGCAGTGGATGGAAAGCCAGTAGCCGAGTCGCTTGTCATCTTGGAGTTCATCGATGAGATGTGGAAGGACCCTCCTTTTCTCCCGGAGGATCCTTACAAGAGATCCAAAGTTCGTTTTTGGGCTGATTTTGTCTACCAAAAG CTGGTGCCTGGCACTTACGCTATTCAAAACACAAAGGAGAGGAGCAACAGAAGGCAATCCAGGGACTTCATTGAGAACTTGAGCACATTGGAGGATGGAATCCAGAGAGATTTGTTCAGTGGAGGCCCATTCATCAATGGTGTGATGCCCAGCCTTCTCGATGTGATCCTGGGCTCATGCCGTGATGGATTCAATTAA